In Amaranthus tricolor cultivar Red isolate AtriRed21 chromosome 3, ASM2621246v1, whole genome shotgun sequence, a single window of DNA contains:
- the LOC130807393 gene encoding scarecrow-like protein 15 codes for MKVPISTPQTCNTTTGKPVSTTNPSLNTTFHSSPTNNNYEPTSVLDLQRSPSPAAAAATTKAVTPPSSDTTNTTHHPPTSTVDLDNLEGWDSILSELGLNDDSNSNNSKLNLLSQISPCDSHINHVLPDFPSSQPFDHTQPSLSLPSDYSNFCDFSYNQTLTPNFGPFDPHQSANFTGFGLDFIDDLLRATQAFESNDLQQVQVILARLNQRLRSPVGKPLQRAAFFFKEALQHVTNNITTNNSSPVGSTPSRPPRLTSFEVVQTIRAHKAFSAISPISLFSTFAANQAILEAVVDGSPFIHIIDFDIGFGGHWASFMRELVDKASDQAKLATAMVLRITAIVPEEFGIESRLVKENLTQFAQDLNLNFHIDFVLIPTFEILSFKSVKFIEGEKLAVHLSPGVFNRFSNNSRSGISKFLGDLRGISPSCVVVVDKEVGIDVGTVSFGQNFLNGMDFYTGIMESIEMAAVGGFTGGGDCLKRIETFVLRPRIFAAVEAAARVTTGRRTTWREAFVAAGMRTMGFSQFADFQADCLLKRAQVGGFQVAKRPGEMMLFWQDRPLVATSAWRC; via the coding sequence ATGAAAGTGCCCATTTCAACCCCTCAAACTTGCAACACCACCACCGGAAAACCAGTTTCTACCACTAATCCCTCTCTGAATACCACTTTTCATTCTTCACCCACTAACAATAATTACGAACCCACCTCGGTTCTCGACCTTCAAAGGAGTCCTAGCCCTGCCGCCGCCGCTGCTACCACCAAAGCAGTCACCCCGCCGTCCTCCGACACAACCAACACCACCCATCATCCCCCTACGTCGACCGTTGATCTGGACAATTTGGAAGGTTGGGATTCAATATTATCTGAACTGGGGCTGAATGatgattcaaattcaaataattctaaacttaatttattatcTCAAATCAGTCCATGTGATTCCCACATCAATCATGTTCTTCCTGATTTCCCATCATCACAACCCTTTGATCACACTCAACCTTCTTTAAGCTTACCCTCAGATTACTCCAACTTTTGTGATTTTTCCTACAATCAAACCCTAACCCCCAATTTTGGACCATTTGATCCTCATCAGTCGGCTAACTTTACTGGGTTCGGGCTTGATTTTATCGATGATCTCTTACGTGCAACTCAAGCCTTCGAATCGAACGATCTACAACAAGTTCAAGTGATATTGGCACGGCTCAATCAACGGCTTAGATCTCCTGTCGGAAAACCCCTTCAAAGAGCTGCCTTCTTCTTCAAGGAAGCTCTGCAACATGTAACAAACAATATAACCACCAATAATTCTTCACCAGTGGGGTCCACTCCATCTCGACCCCCTAGGCTTACTTCCTTCGAGGTTGTTCAAACTATCCGGGCCCACAAAGCCTTCTCTGCAATTTCCCCAATTTCACTCTTCTCTACCTTCGCAGCGAACCAAGCTATTCTCGAAGCAGTTGTCGATGGATCGCCTTTTATTCATATAATCGATTTCGACATCGGATTTGGTGGACACTGGGCGTCGTTTATGCGAGAGCTTGTCGATAAAGCTTCCGATCAAGCAAAGTTAGCCACCGCCATGGTGCTTCGAATCACTGCGattgttcctgaagaatttggTATTGAGAGTAGACTTGTTAAGGAGAATCTCACTCAATTTGCTCAAGATTTAAATCTTAATTTTcatattgattttgttttaattcctaCTTTTGAGATCTTATCTTTCAAATCAGTGAAATTTATCGAGGGAGAGAAATTAGCTGTTCATCTTTCTCCTGGAGTGTTTAACCGTTTCTCGAACAATTCTCGAAGTGGGATCTCGAAATTTCTCGGTGATCTTCGTGGGATATCGCCTAGTTGTGTTGTGGTGGTTGATAAAGAGGTTGGAATTGATGTTGGAACGGTGTCGTTTGGACAGAATTTTCTTAATGGGATGGATTTCTACACAGGGATTATGGAGTCCATCGAGATGGCTGCCGTTGGTGGGTTTACCGGCGGCGGAGATTGTTTAAAAAGAATCGAGACGTTCGTGTTGCGGCCAAGGATTTTTGCGGCAGTAGAGGCGGCAGCGAGGGTGACGACAGGGCGGAGAACGACTTGGAGGGAGGCGTTTGTGGCGGCGGGGATGCGGACAATGGGGTTTAGTCAATTTGCCGATTTTCAGGCGGATTGCTTATTGAAGAGGGCTCAAGTTGGTGGATTCCAAGTGGCGAAGCGCCCTGGGGAGATGATGCTTTTCTGGCAAGATCGGCCACTTGTTGCCACATCAGCTTGGCGGTGTTAG